A window of Formosa sp. Hel1_31_208 contains these coding sequences:
- a CDS encoding Ppx/GppA phosphatase family protein, with product MLSIKKYAAIDIGSNAVRLLISNIIEQKGQPVKFKKSSLVRVPIRLGSDVFLHGKISEENKQRMLDTMTAFNLLMKSHKVVTYKACATSAMREAENGHAIANLIAKKAKIEIDIIDGEEEAAIIAATDLHSYIHEDKTYLYVDVGGGSTEFSVIHHGKTVVSKSFKLGTVRLLNDIVKKETWIELENWIKTHTNEYDKVDLIGSGGNINKIFKISGKALGKPLTYFYLTTYYNKLQTYSYEERITELELNQDRADVIIPATRIYLSAMKWSGAKDIYVPKIGLSDGIIKSVYYNTVSSVNI from the coding sequence ATGTTAAGTATAAAAAAATACGCAGCCATAGATATTGGATCAAACGCGGTAAGACTTTTAATTTCTAATATTATTGAACAAAAGGGGCAACCTGTAAAGTTTAAGAAAAGTTCTCTAGTTCGTGTTCCTATTCGTCTTGGATCAGATGTGTTTTTACATGGCAAGATTTCCGAAGAAAATAAACAACGCATGTTAGATACCATGACAGCTTTTAATCTTTTGATGAAATCTCATAAAGTAGTAACCTATAAAGCTTGTGCTACCTCTGCGATGCGAGAAGCTGAAAACGGACACGCTATAGCAAACCTGATTGCTAAAAAAGCCAAAATCGAAATTGATATCATTGATGGTGAAGAGGAAGCAGCAATAATTGCGGCTACAGATTTACATTCATACATACATGAAGATAAGACCTATTTATATGTTGATGTAGGAGGTGGGAGTACAGAGTTTTCAGTAATACATCATGGTAAAACGGTTGTATCAAAGTCTTTTAAATTAGGAACCGTAAGATTGCTTAATGACATTGTGAAAAAAGAAACTTGGATAGAGCTCGAAAACTGGATCAAAACCCATACGAATGAGTATGATAAAGTAGACCTTATAGGATCTGGTGGAAACATTAACAAGATTTTTAAAATCTCAGGAAAAGCACTCGGTAAGCCACTAACATACTTCTATTTAACTACTTATTATAATAAATTGCAGACTTATTCATACGAAGAACGTATTACGGAATTAGAACTTAATCAAGATCGTGCAGATGTTATTATTCCGGCTACTAGAATATATTTGTCGGCTATGAAATGGAGTGGGGCTAAAGACATCTATGTTCCAAAAATTGGTTTGTCTGATGGGATTATTAAAAGCGTCTATTACAACACAGTTTCTAGCGTAAACATTTAG
- a CDS encoding porin family protein, with protein MKSTILTLLFVAFTFLSFSQETSYGVRGGLNISNLDFEPDATFNNQHRNGFAFGGFVDLGITETFSTMIEFQYSAEGGKADDLRADYIQMPIMARFTLADKFTVGVGPMVSLKTWKDQDAFSTFTFSGIGGIEYMINDELFVDARIHYGLSNILNEDISGDLEAQNTTFQFGFGIKI; from the coding sequence ATGAAATCAACTATACTTACACTTTTATTTGTAGCCTTTACATTCTTATCGTTTTCTCAAGAAACTAGTTATGGTGTAAGAGGCGGACTCAATATTTCTAATTTAGATTTTGAACCTGATGCGACCTTCAATAATCAACATAGAAATGGTTTTGCCTTCGGAGGCTTTGTAGATCTCGGTATTACTGAAACGTTTTCAACTATGATTGAATTTCAGTATTCTGCTGAAGGTGGTAAAGCAGATGATCTGAGAGCAGACTATATTCAAATGCCTATCATGGCGCGTTTTACTTTAGCTGATAAATTCACAGTGGGTGTTGGACCAATGGTAAGTCTAAAAACATGGAAAGATCAAGATGCGTTTTCAACGTTTACGTTTTCTGGCATAGGCGGTATTGAGTATATGATTAATGACGAATTATTCGTCGATGCTCGCATCCACTATGGTTTAAGTAATATTCTTAATGAAGATATAAGTGGAGATTTGGAAGCGCAAAATACGACCTTTCAATTTGGGTTTGGAATAAAGATTTAA